From the genome of Neosynechococcus sphagnicola sy1, one region includes:
- a CDS encoding D-alanyl-D-alanine carboxypeptidase → MIGVTGTIQNGVVSGDLVIQGGGDPLFVWEEAISLGNTLNRLGIRQITGNLVIVGDFAMNYEPDPKLSGEMLRQGLNAHNWSEEATYYYETLPEGTPKPVVEITGTVQVIAQPPTDQKLLLRHWSLPLVQILREMNVFSNNGMAEILATRLGGGSVVAQRAAWAASVPSEEIQLINGSGLGPQNQISPRAVCALFIAIHRYLQNWRSPAGTPYTIADVFPVAGRNEGTIAYRKMPPNAVVKTGTLDDVSALAGVLPTRDRGLVWFALINRGEDLDGFRSRQDQTLQILQKQWGVTSLAPTAVMPMEPPGVVNAPALPTAFGAEGRNQVF, encoded by the coding sequence TTGATCGGGGTAACCGGCACAATTCAAAATGGGGTGGTATCTGGAGATCTGGTCATTCAGGGGGGCGGAGATCCGTTATTTGTGTGGGAAGAGGCGATCTCCCTCGGCAATACCCTGAATCGCCTCGGCATTCGTCAGATCACAGGCAATTTGGTAATTGTGGGCGATTTTGCCATGAACTATGAACCCGATCCTAAATTGTCTGGGGAAATGCTCCGGCAAGGTCTGAATGCCCATAACTGGTCGGAGGAAGCCACCTATTACTATGAAACCCTGCCCGAAGGAACTCCCAAACCCGTTGTTGAAATTACAGGTACGGTTCAAGTCATCGCCCAACCGCCAACCGACCAAAAATTGCTGCTGCGCCACTGGTCGTTGCCCTTGGTGCAGATTCTGCGAGAGATGAATGTCTTCAGCAACAATGGCATGGCTGAAATCTTGGCAACCAGACTGGGTGGAGGCTCTGTGGTCGCCCAACGAGCCGCTTGGGCTGCCTCCGTACCCTCTGAAGAGATTCAATTGATCAATGGTTCGGGATTGGGGCCACAAAACCAAATCTCTCCCCGTGCGGTTTGTGCTCTGTTTATCGCCATTCATCGCTATCTGCAAAACTGGCGATCGCCCGCCGGAACTCCTTATACCATTGCCGATGTATTTCCGGTGGCAGGGCGGAATGAGGGAACCATTGCTTACCGCAAGATGCCCCCAAATGCAGTGGTGAAAACGGGGACTCTAGATGATGTCAGTGCCCTTGCGGGGGTGCTGCCCACCCGTGATCGTGGCCTTGTGTGGTTTGCCCTCATCAATCGCGGTGAAGATCTGGATGGCTTCCGGAGCCGTCAGGATCAGACCCTACAGATTCTGCAAAAGCAATGGGGAGTGACCTCCCTGGCACCAACTGCGGTGATGCCGATGGAACCCCCCGGTGTGGTTAATGCCCCAGCTCTGCCCACAGCGTTTGGGGCGGAGGGGCGTAACCAGGTTTTCTAA